The following DNA comes from Clostridiaceae bacterium.
TTAGTTCCATAAGAGTATCTCCTTTTCTGTGATTATTGTGGTTCTTCATAAATTACATGATATCACAGGAGAGATACTCTTATCTTTTATTTTTTGGTTTTTTCCCAAAGTAATTTTACACTAACTTTCCTTTTCCTTTTTTCTCTCCTGTTGACTTTATTTTATCTTATTTTTTACTGCATTTTCAACTTTATGTATAGCCTTTGCCAACATAATGAATATTCTATATTAAGAAAATATAATAACTGTTCAATAAAATCCTGCTAAATTCTAATAAATAAAGTATAATTAAAAAAAGATAAAAAATTTGCTTAAATAAATTTTAAGGGGTATATCTATGAAAATAAAAAATAAAACTTCTCGGTTGTTCTCCATATCATGCTCTATTCTGACAGTCATATTGCTAAACATTGCACCATACTTTAATTTGCATGCTTATGCTTCTCAAGAATTTATTTATGAAGCTCAGGCAAGGGCATTATATGATCTAGGCCTTTATGACGGAGTATCTGCCGACTCCTATAATCCCGACCTTCAGGCAACTGTTGACAGGGAAACCGCTATCGCCCTCCTTGTGAAAATTTTCGGAGATAAAGAAAAGGCTTTGTCCATGACAGATTCCGAGGCAGAGTCTGCACTGGCCAAATATTCAGATAAAGGTGACATTTCAAAATGGGCTGTTAAATTCATTGCATATGCTGTTAAAACCGGAATGGTCCAGGGAGACACCCCTACCACAATTTCACCCAAAAAACCTATTGACGGAAGATCATACGCTACTATGATACTCAGAAATCTGGGATATACTGTAGATGGTCAAGGCTGGTCAGTGGCTTTAACAACACTTCATGAAAAAGGAGGATTAACTGCAGAGGAATCAACCAGATTTATGAAAGCTTCACTTATTAAAGATGATATAGTAGGTATTTCCTATGGTTCTTTGAATGCAGTATCTCCATCCGGTAAAACCCTTTTATCCATACTCATAGATAAACAGGTTATTGATAGTGATATGGCTCGGATGCTTGGATTAAATACTGAACTATCTCCTGCTCAGGAAAATGGAACAGAGGAAGATTCTTTATACAATACTATAAAAAATGCATTAATAAATGTGGCAGATAAAATAGATATATCAAAATATATTTCAGGATTAACAAGTGATGGTATCTTTTCACTAATTAATAAAATAGTTCTTGAAACACCGGAGATCCTGTACTATGACAGCTGCACCTATAGCAGCAATGGAATTTTAGAATTCAGATACAGCAAGGATAAAGAGACTGCCCTTTCCCATCTGGAAATTCTTGAACAGCGCGTAGATGATATTATAAGGGAAACTATAAAACCCGATATGACCGATTATGAGAAAGAACTTGCTATTCACGACTATATAATAAATAATGCAAGATATGATACGGCATACTTTAATAAAAAAAATATCAGTCCTGAATCTTATTCAGCCTATGGAATACTTGTACTCGGAAAAGGTGTTTGTGAAGGCTATTCTGAAGCTATGAAATTAATAATGGACAGACTTGGTATAGAATGTATCATAGTTACAGGAAAGTCCAGAAATCAAAATCATGCCTGGAATATAATAAATATAGAGGGCAATTATTATCACCTGGACCTTACCTGGGATGATCCAGTAACTAATGACGGGAGCGATGAACTAACTTACGATTATTTCAACGTTACAGACCTTGAATTGTCTAAAGACCACAGTTGGGATAAAGACCAGTATCCCCCATGTACATCTGTTAAACACAATTACTACTATTATAACGGTCTTGTGGTTGACAACTATGAGGACTTTTATACTCGTATAAAAACTGCCCTGCAGGAAAAGAAAGAAGAAATATCCCTGAAGATAGAGAAATATGATAGAAACATATACAATATTAATTCTGCAATAAATAGTGCATTTAAAGAAACTCCAGATTTAAATTCCATAAGTTATGAATATAGCATTAATGATACAACGGGAGTTTTAACCATTAGATTTAAATGGTGATGTATAAGCAATTCAGCTGTCAGATCAAATCATTTTCTAAAAAGTTACATTGAAATTTTCTGAGAATACATGTATTTTATATACGTGTATTCTTATTATGTAAACTATATTAAATAGAAAACTATTTCAGTGGGGGTAAAAATGTTACTAAGACATAAAAATATTCTCAAGGTAATTGTAGCACTTACTCTAGCCTGCGTAATTGTTTTTTCTTCAGGGTTAAGCTGCATTAGCGCCTCTGAGCATAAATTTAATATGTCCTATATTTATTTTGGAAACTCAAATTCATATATATCTCTTGTAAGTGCCACAAGAAATTCACTCCATGAGGTATCTCCCAACTATTTTGATCTTGATTTTAATGGGAATCTTGTACTTAATGCTATTGATATACACTTTATTAATGAGATGCACAATAAAGGTATTAAAGTTGTACCCTTTCTAAGCAACCACTGGGATTATATCAAAGGGAAAGCTGCATTAAATAACCGTGCCAATCTTGCCGCACAAATTGCAAACGCTATAGAAACATATGACCTTGATGGAATTAATGTAGATATCGAGAACTTGACTGAAAAAGAACGGAACGATTATACGGACTTTGTAAGGATGTTAAATGAAATATTGCCCCCTGAAAAGACCATAGCAGTGGCTGTAGCCCCTAATCCATACTGGTCAAATAAAGGCTGGCAGGGTTCCTATGACTATGCTAACCTTGCCAAATTCAGCGATTACTTAATGATTATGGCTTATGATGAACATTATCAGGGAGGTTATCCGGGTCCGGTGGCAAGCCTGCCTTTTGTGGAGAAATCTATTATATACGCTCTGGAAAGAGTGCCTAAAGAAAAAATTGTCCTGGGCATTCCCTTCTATGGCCGGTACTGGAAGAACGGTACCAGCTACGGCGGATATGGAATAAGCAATTACAGGGTAGATGAACTTATCAATAGTTATAATGGTAAAGTTGTATTGGACCAGGCAAGTTATTCTGCCAAAGCAGTCATTACAATTAAGAATAATGACGTTAAGCCTTACGTGTTGGGCAGGAAGCTTGATGCGGGAACATATACCATCTGGTACGAAAATGAGGAATCTATCAGAGCAAAACTTGAACTTGTAAGAAAATATGATTTAAAAGGAACAGGAAGCTGGAGTCTGGGACAGGAATCCTATGGTACCTGGGATTACTATAAGCTATATTTGAATGGATATACCCACAGAGACATTGGTGGGCACTGGGCTCAGGACTATATAATGTCAATCATAGATAAAGGTTGGATGAAAGGAATATCAAATAACTCTTTTGCTCCAAATGCAGCTCTTACTCGCGCTGAAGCCGCTGTTATACTGGTTCGTGCTCTAAAACTGCAGGAAAAAAACAAAAGTGAGGAGATTATTTCATATGAATATAAAACAGAAAAAAGCAAGACAACTGAATATGAGGCAGCTGAAAACAAGACAATTGAAAATAGGACAATTGAATATGAGGCAGTTGAATATAAGGGAATTAAAATTAAATCAATTGAAAGTAAGACAAATGATAGTAATTCAACTGAAAACCAAATAGAAAATCAAGTAAATGAAAGCAAAGCGGCCTTCGGTGATATAAGTGGTCATTGGGCAAGTAAAGAAATCCAGATTGCAGCAGAAAATGGTTTGATAATTGGCAGAGAAGATGGAAAGTTCTATCCGGACGATACAGTATCACGCCAGGAGATGGCTGTAATGCTGGACCGCATACTTGAACTTCCTGATATTGAAGATAATAAAAACAGTAATGGTCTTATAAATCCCTATAAGGACATAACAAGGAAAAAATATCCCTGGTCATATGATTCTATTCTAAAATTAACAAGTCATTCAATATTTACCGGTGACTTGAAAGGAAATTTTCTGCCTCTTGACAATATTACACGAGCAGAAATGGCCACACTAATGTACAGGATAGACGCCACGAACTTGTTCTGAAAATGTTATTCAACAAAAAAGAAAAAATTGGCTATCATTAAACCAACCTAATAGCCAATTTTTTCCGGAGGTTTGAGTATTTATAAAGTTATAAATATTTTGTATTTATATAAAGAGATATTACCCACATTTTGAATAACCACAGCTTCTGCATATGACACAGCCGCCTTCATGCTCTAAAACCCTGCCACATTCAGGACATTTCGAGGAGCATTCTTTTTCTGTCTCTTCGCCAAGAATATTAGGTAAGATATTCCCTGACTTCCTGTCACCAATCGGATATCTATCACCAACCTGATATCTGTCTCCAACAGGGTAATTATATAT
Coding sequences within:
- a CDS encoding glycoside hydrolase encodes the protein MLLRHKNILKVIVALTLACVIVFSSGLSCISASEHKFNMSYIYFGNSNSYISLVSATRNSLHEVSPNYFDLDFNGNLVLNAIDIHFINEMHNKGIKVVPFLSNHWDYIKGKAALNNRANLAAQIANAIETYDLDGINVDIENLTEKERNDYTDFVRMLNEILPPEKTIAVAVAPNPYWSNKGWQGSYDYANLAKFSDYLMIMAYDEHYQGGYPGPVASLPFVEKSIIYALERVPKEKIVLGIPFYGRYWKNGTSYGGYGISNYRVDELINSYNGKVVLDQASYSAKAVITIKNNDVKPYVLGRKLDAGTYTIWYENEESIRAKLELVRKYDLKGTGSWSLGQESYGTWDYYKLYLNGYTHRDIGGHWAQDYIMSIIDKGWMKGISNNSFAPNAALTRAEAAVILVRALKLQEKNKSEEIISYEYKTEKSKTTEYEAAENKTIENRTIEYEAVEYKGIKIKSIESKTNDSNSTENQIENQVNESKAAFGDISGHWASKEIQIAAENGLIIGREDGKFYPDDTVSRQEMAVMLDRILELPDIEDNKNSNGLINPYKDITRKKYPWSYDSILKLTSHSIFTGDLKGNFLPLDNITRAEMATLMYRIDATNLF